The genomic region GCGTCGAGGTGCGCGGCGATCGCAGCCCGGATCTCGTCTGCCACGGTGAGGCCCTCGACCTCGGCGACGATCTGCAGCTCGGCGGCCTGACGCTCGTCAAGTCGAAGCGGGTAGGTCTTCATCCCCAGTCCATCGTCGCGGGCGCGCTGACCGTACGGTACACACCCGGAAGACACCGGCCAGCCGCCGTGCATTGCACGGATGGGGTGCGCCGGATGCGTTGCCACGACTGGGAATTTCGCACCAGTATCAGGTGCCCGGCGACGTAGACTGGCCCCCGCGAGGATGGCCGATCGGATCGCACACACCGCCGGGACCGCCGTTGCGTGGATTCTCATCCTCGGCGTGGTCGCGAAGCTGGCGCCCGAGGCCATCAGGGAGGCGAACGAGGTGGCGTCCGAGTACGCCGGCTCGCTGCGCAACCGCTTCCACCGCAGCGCCCCCAGCGCCGACGATCTCGCCCGCCAGGTGCGTGAGCTGGCACCGGTCAGCCGAACCTGGTGACGCCCCCGGCAGCGGCCGGGGGCGCCCGGTTTGGGGGGAGGGGGTCACGACGAGGAGCCGCGGCGTCGAGGCGGGCGGGGGAGCCACCCGCACCGGGCCTCGAGGCGGGGACGGAGGGGTCCCGGCGTCCGCCGCCGCGGCTCGCCCCCACTGTGCCAAGGGCACCACACCGAGGGGGTGGTCCGGGAGGTGGGGGATGGCAGGGAAGCGGTGAAGGCCGGGGATGTCCACAGCCCTGTCCACAGACTGTCCACAGGACCGCTCCGGTGAGGGTGCCGGCGAGCGCTCGCTGAAGCGGCCGGCCGCCGCCCGGTACCGCCGCCGCCGCCAGCTCCGCAGCTGGGCGGCGCCGAAGTCCATGGCTGGTCTACGGTCTCCGCCGCCGCGCCTGCGCCGCATCCGCAACGTGGCAGAGAACGCCCCCGAGCTCGGTCCGCGAGCCGATGCCGAGCTTGGTGAACACCTTGCCGAGGTGGTACTCGACGGTGCGCGGGCTCAGGAAGAGGCGGGTGCCGATCTGCTGGTTGGAGAGCCCCTCGTCGGCGAGGCGGGCGATGTACGCCTCCTGCGCGGTGAGGCGACCCGGGATCTCGTCCCTCGGTCGGGGTGCGCGCTCGCCGGTGCCGACCAGCTCGCGTTCGGCACGGCTCGCGAAGGCCTCCGCGCCCATCGACACGAACATCTCGTGGGCGGTCCGCAGCTGCTCGCGGGCGTCGACCCGCCGTCCCTCGCCGCGCAGCCACTCGCCGTAGAGGAGATGGGCGCGCGCCAGGTGCGGCCGGGCGCGGGTGCGGCTCAGCCGGTCGAGCGCCTCACGGAAGAGGTTCTCCGCGTCCCCGGCCTCGGTCACGAGCGCGAGGGAGCAGGCGCTCAGTCCCAGCGCCAGCTCGGTCCCGCTGGACCTCGCGAGCTTGGAGAGCCTGAGTGCGGAGGGGCGCGCGAGCTCGAGCTGACCGACGCGCGCTGCCGCCTCGACGAGCTCGGGGATGGCCCAGCCCATGGTCGGGCCCGTCACCCGCGCGCGCTGTGCGGCCGCAAGCGCCGTGGCATGGTTCCCCAGGCCGTTGTGGAGGATCGCGGTCGAGTACTCGATGATGGCGATCGCCACCCCCTCTCCCCGAGCGTCGGCGTCCTCGAGCATCTCGTCGGCGAGCCGGACGTAGTCCGATTCGAGGCCGCGCCAGCCCGCGAGGTAGACCTCGTGCGAGGAGATGGGCGCACTCCCGGTCGCGGTGGTGATCGACCTCCCCTCCTCGATCAGCGCCGCCGCCCCGGCGAGGTCGCCGCTCATCACGGTCGCGCCGGCCAGGTTGGTGAGCGCGAGCGGGAGCAGGGTCAGCGCGCCGGTGTCGCGGGCGAACTGCACCCCGCGGGTGGCGAGGGCGAGCGCGGTGTCCAGGTCGAACAGATCCCATGCGGTGCGCACCGCGGGCTGGAGCCGGCGGAGATCGTCGCCGTGGAGAAATGCGTCGAGCGCCTGCTTCAGCTTGGGCACCGCCGCGGAGTACCCCTCCGTCCAGATCGCCGCGAGGCCGTCGAGCAGCAGATCGTTCGGATGCGGCGGCTGCGGCGCCGGCGGGGCCGCGCGGGCCGCCTCCGCCACCTCGATCACCGCCGACCCGCTGGTGGGCGAGCTGGCGAACATCGCCGCGTCGAACGCCTCGAGGTAGCTCTCCCGTGCCAGCCGGACGTCGAGCGGCTCGAGCCGCCGCGCCGCCCTGAGGAGCAGAGGAGGCGCGTCGCGGCCACGCCCGGTGACGAAGGCGATCCGAGCCCGCATCCGCTCGAGCCGGGCGCGTCCCAGCTCGTCGAGGAGCTCCTCGTCGGCGGCGTCGAGGAGCCCCGACGCGGCGGCGGCCGATCCCGCGTCCAGGTTCGCCTGGGCCGCGGTGAGCAGGCGCTCGGCCCGGCGGCCGGGGTCGGGTGTGAGCGCGGCAGCCCGGTCGAGGAGGGTGGCCGCCGCCGCCAGGTTTCCTCGATCCTGGGCACGGTCCGCCGCGCGCTCGAGCTGGTCCGCCAGCGCCTCGTCCGGGCCGGGCGCGGCCTGGGCGAGGTGCCACGCCCGGCGCTCGGGATCCAGATCGGGGTCGATGGCGCCGGCGAGGGCCCCGTGGACGGCGCGACGCTGATCCGGCGACGCCGCCCCATACACGGCGGAACGCACCAGGGGATGGCGAAAGGTGATCCGGGTGCCCACCTGCAGAAGACCGTCGGCCTGTGCGGGGGACACCGCGTCGACGCCGATGCCGAGTCGCCCCGCCGCCCGCCACAGCAGCTGCGCCTCGCCGGTCGGCTCGACCGCCGCCACGAGCAGCAGCAGCCGGGTCTCGGCGGGCAGCCGCTCGACGCGTCGCACGAAGCTCTCCTCGATCCGGTGGGGGACCGGGGGTGTGCCCGGCACCCCGAACCCGGCGGCCAGCTCCGCCGGCTCCACCCCCCGGGGCAGCTCGAGCAGGGCGAGCGGGTTCCCCCGGGTCTCGGCGACGATCCGGTCGCACACCCGCGCGTCGACCCCGCCCGGGGTGACCGACTCGAGCAGCTCGCGGGCGTACCGGTCGGGCAGCCCCTCGATGAGCAGCTCGGGGAGACCCTCGAAGTCCCGCGTCGCGCAGGGCTCGCGGATGGCGAAGAGCATGGCGACCGACTCGGCGTGGAGGCGGCGCGCGGCGATCGCCAGCACGTGGGCCGACTCCCGGTCGACCCAGTGGGCATCCTCGACGACGCACAGCAGTGGCTGCTCCTCGGCGACGTCCGCCAGCAGGCTGAGCACGGCGAGCCCGACGAGAAAGCGGTCCGGTGCTCCGCCCTCGGTCAGGCCGAAGGCGGAGCCCAGAGCATCACGCTGTGGCCCGGGCAGACGGTCGAGCCGGCTGAGCATCTCCGGCCCGCAGAGCCGGTGCAGACCGGCGAACGCGAACTCCATCTCGGACTCGACGCCGGTGACCCTGGCGACGCGACAGCCCGACGCCGCCGCGGCGGCATAGTCGAGGAGCGCGGTCTTGCCGATCCCGGCCTCGCCGCGGAGCACCAGCACACCGCTGCGGCCCTCATGGACGGCCCCGAGCAGCCGGTCGAGAGCGTCGCACTCCCTGCGGCGGTCGAAAAGTCGCCTCCGGTCCATCCGCCCAGTGCTCACCATTGCTGGGGCCGAATCCTATCCCGCCGGAGCCGGCGCGGGGATTCGAACCCCGGACCTGCTGTTTACAAAACAGTTGCTCTGCCACTGAGCTACGCCGGCTGGCGAGTTCGATTCCGGGCCACGGCGGCGGCGTGAGAGTACACCCGCAGGGTGGTGCTCCCCGCCGGACCGCCGGCAGCTAGCCGGCGGGCCCCGGGCGGCCGTCGGTGCTCTCCTCGAGCAGCAGGCTGAGCGAGATGCGCTTGCGCGGCACGTCGACGTCGACCACCCTCACCGTCACCACGTCGCCGG from Candidatus Dormiibacterota bacterium harbors:
- a CDS encoding AAA family ATPase, producing the protein MDRRRLFDRRRECDALDRLLGAVHEGRSGVLVLRGEAGIGKTALLDYAAAAASGCRVARVTGVESEMEFAFAGLHRLCGPEMLSRLDRLPGPQRDALGSAFGLTEGGAPDRFLVGLAVLSLLADVAEEQPLLCVVEDAHWVDRESAHVLAIAARRLHAESVAMLFAIREPCATRDFEGLPELLIEGLPDRYARELLESVTPGGVDARVCDRIVAETRGNPLALLELPRGVEPAELAAGFGVPGTPPVPHRIEESFVRRVERLPAETRLLLLVAAVEPTGEAQLLWRAAGRLGIGVDAVSPAQADGLLQVGTRITFRHPLVRSAVYGAASPDQRRAVHGALAGAIDPDLDPERRAWHLAQAAPGPDEALADQLERAADRAQDRGNLAAAATLLDRAAALTPDPGRRAERLLTAAQANLDAGSAAAASGLLDAADEELLDELGRARLERMRARIAFVTGRGRDAPPLLLRAARRLEPLDVRLARESYLEAFDAAMFASSPTSGSAVIEVAEAARAAPPAPQPPHPNDLLLDGLAAIWTEGYSAAVPKLKQALDAFLHGDDLRRLQPAVRTAWDLFDLDTALALATRGVQFARDTGALTLLPLALTNLAGATVMSGDLAGAAALIEEGRSITTATGSAPISSHEVYLAGWRGLESDYVRLADEMLEDADARGEGVAIAIIEYSTAILHNGLGNHATALAAAQRARVTGPTMGWAIPELVEAAARVGQLELARPSALRLSKLARSSGTELALGLSACSLALVTEAGDAENLFREALDRLSRTRARPHLARAHLLYGEWLRGEGRRVDAREQLRTAHEMFVSMGAEAFASRAERELVGTGERAPRPRDEIPGRLTAQEAYIARLADEGLSNQQIGTRLFLSPRTVEYHLGKVFTKLGIGSRTELGGVLCHVADAAQARRRRP